A region from the Mesorhizobium sp. J8 genome encodes:
- a CDS encoding DeoR/GlpR family DNA-binding transcription regulator, giving the protein MNIESGRLTKKERHELILSEVRRSASIRISKLARRIGVAGETIRRDLIELGEAGLINRTYGGATISLVTSEPVIAERGLIMVEERARIGRGAAGLIEKGSIVMIDGGSTTYEVARSLSQLGRDLTIITNSVGVASVAGANPGFRVILCPGTYDSREAAVLGEDTVEFVRRYNADIAIIGASALNAEGPSDMISGAAAVKRAMMARSLSTMLVVTNDKFGRSGLERICALSQISDVVTDSEPAAELRAAIDEAGGELHVFAE; this is encoded by the coding sequence ATGAACATCGAGTCGGGTCGACTGACCAAGAAAGAGCGCCATGAGCTGATCCTGTCGGAGGTGCGGCGCTCGGCTTCGATCCGCATCTCGAAGCTGGCGCGCCGGATCGGTGTCGCCGGCGAGACCATCCGCCGCGATCTGATCGAGCTCGGCGAGGCCGGACTCATCAACCGCACCTATGGCGGCGCCACCATTTCGCTGGTGACGTCGGAACCGGTGATCGCCGAACGCGGCCTCATAATGGTCGAGGAGCGGGCCCGCATCGGCCGCGGCGCCGCCGGACTGATCGAGAAGGGGTCCATCGTGATGATCGATGGCGGGTCGACAACCTACGAGGTCGCGCGCAGCCTGTCGCAGCTTGGGCGGGATCTGACCATCATCACCAACTCCGTCGGCGTGGCTTCGGTGGCCGGCGCCAATCCGGGCTTCCGCGTCATCCTTTGCCCAGGCACATATGACAGCCGCGAGGCGGCGGTGCTCGGCGAGGACACCGTCGAATTCGTGCGCCGCTACAATGCCGATATCGCCATCATCGGCGCGTCGGCGCTGAATGCCGAAGGGCCGAGCGACATGATCTCGGGCGCGGCGGCGGTGAAGCGGGCGATGATGGCACGATCGCTGTCGACGATGCTGGTCGTCACCAACGACAAGTTCGGCCGCAGCGGTCTGGAGCGCATCTGCGCGCTGAGCCAGATTTCCGACGTCGTCACCGACAGCGAGCCGGCAGCGGAGCTGCGCGCCGCGATCGACGAGGCGGGCGGCGAGCTGCACGTATTCGCCGAATAG
- a CDS encoding ABC transporter ATP-binding protein, with the protein MTVLAVSSLTKRYRRGDKPFAAVDDASFEIGPAETLALAGPSGSGKSTIARLVLRLIEPDAGQIEFEGADFRALSGAALRARRARLQMVFQDPLAAFNPRATVARVLDDPLRIHGIATRAERPRRVAALLERVGLDAGLATRAIHEISGGQRQRVAIARAIATRPSLVVLDEAVSALDVSVRGQILDLLLDLQRQERIAYLFISHDLGVIRAVAHRVVILDAGRIVESGDARAVIASPQSAIGKALVAATPRLTSNRP; encoded by the coding sequence ATGACGGTGCTTGCCGTCTCCAGTCTTACCAAGCGCTATCGTCGCGGCGATAAACCGTTCGCGGCAGTCGACGATGCGTCCTTCGAGATCGGTCCGGCGGAGACGCTGGCGCTCGCCGGCCCCTCCGGCAGCGGCAAATCGACGATCGCGCGGCTGGTACTGCGGCTCATTGAGCCCGACGCCGGTCAAATCGAGTTCGAAGGCGCCGACTTCCGCGCTTTGTCGGGCGCGGCGCTGCGAGCGCGCCGCGCCCGCCTGCAAATGGTATTCCAGGATCCGCTCGCCGCCTTCAACCCGCGCGCCACCGTGGCGCGCGTGTTGGACGATCCCTTGCGCATCCATGGCATCGCCACACGTGCCGAGCGTCCACGCCGCGTCGCGGCGCTGCTGGAGCGCGTCGGCCTCGATGCCGGCCTTGCCACGCGCGCCATCCACGAGATTTCCGGCGGCCAGCGCCAGCGCGTGGCGATCGCCCGCGCCATCGCCACGCGGCCATCGCTCGTCGTGCTCGATGAAGCCGTGTCGGCGCTCGATGTCTCGGTGCGCGGCCAGATCCTGGATTTGCTGCTCGACCTGCAAAGGCAGGAACGGATCGCCTATCTGTTCATTTCGCATGACCTCGGCGTCATCCGTGCCGTGGCGCACCGCGTCGTCATTCTCGACGCCGGCAGGATCGTCGAAAGCGGCGATGCCCGCGCCGTCATCGCCAGTCCGCAATCGGCGATCGGCAAGGCGCTGGTGGCGGCGACGCCAAGATTGACCAGCAACCGACCATGA
- a CDS encoding ABC transporter ATP-binding protein, which yields MTALLSIRDLSVAYRRDGVEMPALKSVSLNVEAGERLAIIGESGSGKSTLALAVAGLLAGTAVIGGSIGWPIPKSQTSHPRDTIPRLGRDIGFVFQDPSSSLDPVMPIGKQIAEVARTHLELTWPEAYAKAETLLQRVRLPDPDAALRAYPHQLSGGQKQRVAIAAAIAAGPKLLIADEATSALDTIVQAEIVSLIRRLVDEDGMTLVFISHDIALAASLADRIAVLRHGELIELGETRQIIEAPRHAYTRALLDAHLGLDAEPLLGRQGASA from the coding sequence GTGACCGCGCTGCTGTCCATCCGCGATCTGTCGGTGGCCTATCGGCGTGATGGTGTCGAGATGCCGGCGCTGAAGAGCGTCAGCCTGAATGTGGAGGCTGGAGAGCGCCTGGCGATCATTGGCGAAAGTGGTTCCGGAAAAAGCACGCTGGCGCTGGCGGTCGCGGGGTTGCTGGCGGGGACCGCCGTGATCGGCGGAAGCATCGGTTGGCCGATACCGAAATCGCAAACCTCTCATCCTCGCGATACCATCCCCCGCCTCGGCCGCGACATCGGCTTCGTTTTCCAGGACCCCTCTTCCAGCCTCGACCCGGTGATGCCGATCGGCAAGCAGATCGCCGAAGTCGCCCGAACCCATCTCGAACTGACTTGGCCTGAAGCCTACGCCAAGGCCGAAACCCTGCTTCAACGCGTCCGCCTCCCCGACCCGGACGCGGCACTCCGCGCCTACCCGCACCAGCTCTCCGGCGGCCAGAAGCAGCGCGTGGCCATCGCCGCGGCAATAGCTGCCGGCCCGAAACTCCTGATCGCCGACGAAGCGACCAGCGCGCTCGACACCATCGTCCAGGCGGAGATCGTTTCGCTGATCCGAAGGCTGGTGGACGAAGACGGCATGACGCTCGTCTTCATCAGCCACGACATCGCGCTCGCAGCCTCGCTTGCCGATCGCATCGCTGTGCTGCGCCATGGCGAGTTGATCGAGCTCGGCGAGACCCGCCAGATCATCGAGGCGCCGCGCCATGCCTATACGCGCGCGCTGCTCGATGCCCATCTCGGCCTTGATGCCGAACCGTTGCTTGGCCGGCAAGGCGCCTCGGCATGA
- a CDS encoding NAD(P)/FAD-dependent oxidoreductase gives MASRSTGFNSGLDIGKSYYVATANPAPDHPALAGDVEADLVVVGGGCTGLSAALHAAERGLKVVLLEGGKIGWGASGRNGGQMIPGLRKGARGLVKSFGPERAKALFDLAFEARGLVLDIIERHGIECDLRQTGHLVGAVTNSDVRDFEDEAECLAKVMNFTDVEILSAAEARRMVDTPYQGAVYERLGGHMHPLNYTLGLARAAVAAGVVIHENSVAVRLEREPSIRVFTDKGSVRARHVVLAGDALLKGLEPRVNSRIMPVGNYIVATEPLGARNVIPANVAVSDTLFVVNYYRMSADGRLLFGGGERYTPSPPADIAGFVRPHLEKTFPQLKGCRIDHAWGGLVSITTSRLPHVGHYGEVYFAHGYSGKGVILSTLSGKLLAEAITGDASRLDLFSTLTPLPFPGGTALRGPLYVLGMLWYAMRDRLRH, from the coding sequence ATGGCTTCGCGTTCGACGGGTTTCAATTCCGGTCTCGATATCGGCAAGTCCTATTATGTCGCCACCGCCAACCCGGCGCCCGACCATCCGGCGCTTGCGGGTGATGTCGAAGCCGATCTGGTGGTGGTGGGCGGCGGCTGCACCGGCCTTTCGGCGGCGCTGCATGCGGCGGAGCGTGGTCTTAAAGTTGTGCTGCTCGAAGGCGGCAAGATCGGCTGGGGCGCCTCGGGCCGCAATGGCGGCCAGATGATCCCCGGCCTGCGCAAGGGCGCCAGGGGCCTGGTCAAGTCCTTCGGGCCGGAACGGGCGAAGGCGCTGTTCGACCTCGCCTTCGAGGCGCGCGGGCTGGTGCTCGACATCATCGAGCGCCACGGCATCGAATGCGATTTGCGTCAGACCGGCCATCTGGTCGGCGCCGTCACCAACTCCGATGTGCGTGACTTCGAGGACGAGGCCGAATGCCTCGCCAAGGTGATGAACTTCACCGATGTCGAGATCCTGTCGGCGGCCGAGGCGCGGCGGATGGTCGACACGCCCTATCAGGGCGCGGTCTACGAAAGGCTCGGCGGCCACATGCATCCACTCAACTACACGCTGGGACTTGCCCGCGCGGCCGTCGCTGCAGGTGTCGTCATCCATGAGAACTCGGTGGCCGTCCGGCTGGAGCGCGAGCCTTCCATCCGGGTGTTCACCGACAAGGGCTCGGTCCGCGCCAGGCATGTGGTGCTGGCCGGCGATGCGCTGCTCAAGGGGCTGGAACCGCGCGTCAACAGCCGCATCATGCCGGTCGGCAACTATATCGTCGCCACCGAGCCCTTGGGCGCGCGCAACGTCATCCCGGCCAATGTCGCGGTCTCGGACACGCTGTTCGTCGTCAACTACTACCGCATGTCGGCGGACGGCCGCCTGCTGTTCGGCGGCGGTGAGCGCTACACGCCGTCGCCGCCGGCCGACATCGCCGGCTTCGTGCGGCCGCATCTGGAAAAGACCTTTCCGCAGCTCAAGGGCTGCCGCATCGACCATGCCTGGGGCGGGCTGGTGTCGATCACCACGTCGCGTCTGCCGCATGTCGGGCACTATGGCGAGGTCTATTTCGCGCATGGCTATTCCGGCAAGGGCGTCATCTTGTCGACGCTGTCGGGCAAGCTCCTGGCGGAAGCGATCACGGGCGATGCCTCGCGGCTCGACCTGTTCTCGACGCTGACGCCGCTGCCTTTCCCGGGCGGCACGGCGCTACGCGGCCCGCTCTATGTGCTCGGGATGCTGTGGTATGCGATGCGCGATCGGCTCCGACACTGA
- a CDS encoding L-2-amino-thiazoline-4-carboxylic acid hydrolase translates to MTYPESARAEKLSRELDSAFRNRADLYRLFLDELTAELGAEQAEAVMIRTIERRGREVAAAAFAGFGPNDAPAIGEAFLAVSPDGGRMYPTDVERGPGHIAFKVKRCPLKDAWVEAGVGEEKLATLCRIAGAFDRGLFEATGVRFANVTWTPGHGSGCCHIVLTNRDA, encoded by the coding sequence ATGACCTATCCCGAATCCGCCAGGGCCGAGAAACTGTCGCGCGAACTCGATTCCGCTTTCCGCAACCGCGCCGATCTCTATCGTCTCTTCCTCGACGAGCTGACCGCGGAGCTCGGCGCCGAACAGGCCGAGGCGGTGATGATCCGGACCATCGAGAGACGCGGCCGGGAAGTCGCGGCGGCCGCTTTCGCCGGTTTCGGCCCCAACGACGCGCCGGCGATCGGCGAGGCGTTCCTCGCCGTCAGCCCGGACGGCGGCCGCATGTATCCGACCGATGTCGAGCGCGGGCCTGGCCACATCGCTTTCAAGGTCAAGCGCTGCCCGCTGAAGGACGCCTGGGTCGAGGCCGGCGTCGGCGAGGAGAAACTTGCCACGCTCTGCCGCATCGCCGGCGCCTTCGACCGCGGCCTGTTCGAAGCAACCGGCGTGCGCTTCGCCAATGTCACCTGGACGCCGGGCCACGGCTCCGGCTGCTGCCACATCGTGCTGACCAACCGCGACGCCTAG